A genomic segment from Sesamum indicum cultivar Zhongzhi No. 13 unplaced genomic scaffold, S_indicum_v1.0 scaffold00124, whole genome shotgun sequence encodes:
- the LOC105179113 gene encoding protein tipD — MDAYSETEEDQFFDTREDISSVSDLDSDCSEGFLSPGLGDGALGYEFWTKKPEGVDERRNKFLKWMGLCSDCHKTDRDKEEDLCHEDMKRGIDRLKDDEEAVLANLDSEPKFFSSRSLPSFLSHETVDLMEDGAAEEKLAWKIKNLDNGTEFIMDEVAEDGTLTTLREVGSDRMISLDEFQRTLGSSALVRQLLRKDPKGFNMVDSKKKVKSSWLQRFSAVTHIADRTKALLDKTNEINPKTGSATQRVRVHVTKKRSKELSSLYTGQEFPAHEGSILTMKFSPDGKYLASAGVDGVVRIWKVLEEDIVNKFNGQDIDPSCLYFSLNHSSKLAPLDVAKDKTSQEKGMRRSSDSACVVLPPKVFQLSEKPLHEFHGHMGEVLALSWSKNGHLLSSSVDKTARLWRVGHDNCLRVYSHNNYVTCIEFNPVDDNHFISGSIDGKLRIWEVQGGRVIDWTDIREIVTAVSYSPDGKGGVVGSIDGNCRFYDVIDNRLQLGAQICLKGKKKLPGKRITGFQYCPSDVSKVMVTSADSQVRILCRTNIICKLKGNRSSGSQVPASFTSDGEHIVSVSEDSNVRVWNYTSHDQKSSRPKNVWSCESFLSRNASIAIPWCGLKNKLGALPGSILGNGHFDEKLLQKLPASFPDCFTMSFGFFLDALSKGSATWPEEKLPKSNPMAAKTSVGKSEFKFLKNAWLSALNSPHLWGLVIVTAGWDGCIRTFLNYGLPIRF; from the exons ATGGATGCTTATAGTGAAACAGAAGAAGATCAATTCTTTGACACCCGTGAGGACATTTCTTCTGTATCCGATTTGGATTCTGATTGCTCAGAAGGTTTTCTGAGTCCTGGGCTTGGTGATGGTGCTCTGGGATATGAGTTTTGGACGAAGAAACCAGAAGGTGTTGATGAGAGGCGAAATAAGTTTTTGAAATGGATGGGTTTGTGTTCGGATTGTCACAAAACTGATAGAGATAAGGAGGAGGATTTATGTCATGAAGACATGAAAAGGGGCATTGACAGACTGAAGGATGATGAGGAGGCTGTGCTGGCAAACTTGGATTCTgaaccaaaatttttctctAGTCGTTCTTTGCCATCTTTTCTGTCGCATGAGACCGTAGATTTAATGGAAGATGGTGCTGCAGAGGAGAAATTGGCATGGAAAATCAAGAACTTGGACAATGGAACTGAGTTTATCATGGATGAAGTGGCTGAAGATGGCACTCTTACCACATTGCGTGAAGTGGGTTCGGATAGGATGATATCACTTGATGAGTTTCAGAGAACACTTGGCTCATCAGCGTTGGTTCGGCAGTTGTTGCGGAAAGACCCGAAGGGGTTCAACATGGTTGATTCAAAGAAGAAAGTAAAAAGCAGTTGGCTCCAGAGATTTAGTGCTGTGACTCATATAGCAGATAGGACAAAGGCACTTCTTGATAAAACTAACGAGATCAATCCTAAGACAGGGTCTGCTACTCAAAGAGTTCGTGTCCATGTAACTAAAAAGCGCTCTAAAGAATTATCATCTCTTTACACTGGGCAAGAATTTCCTGCACATGAGGGTTCTATCTTGACAATGAAGTTCAGTCCTGATGGTAAATACCTGGCTAGTGCTGGGGTAGATGGTGTTGTGCGTATCTGGAAGGTCCTCGAAGAGGACATtgtaaacaaatttaatggtCAGGATATTGATCCTTCCTGTTTATATTTCTCCCTAAATCATTCTTCCAAGTTAGCTCCTCTGGATGTTGCCAAGGACAAAACCAGTCAGGAGAAAGGCATGAGGAGATCATCTGACTCAGCCTGCGTCGTTCTTCCTCCGAAGGTCTTTCAATTGTCGGAGAAACCTCTTCATGAGTTCCATGGACATATGGGCGAGGTGTTGGCTCTCTCATGGTCCAAGAATGGG CATTTGCTGTCATCTTCGGTTGATAAAACAGCTCGCTTGTGGAGAGTGGGACATGATAATTGCCTAAGAGTTTACTCACATAACAATTATG TAACTTGTATCGAGTTCAATCCTGTGGATGATAATCATTTCATCAGTGGTTCAATAGACGGGAAGCTACGCATTTGGGAAGTTCAAGGTGGTCGAGTAATTGATTGGACTGATATTAGAGAAATAGTGACTGCTGTGTCTTATTCTCCAGATGGCAAG GGAGGTGTTGTTGGCTCTATTGATGGCAACTGCCGCTTTTATGATGTCATAG ATAATCGCCTGCAATTGGGTGCTCAAATATGCCTCAAGGGGAAGAAAAAGCTACCCGGAAAGAGGATAACTGGATTTCAG TATTGTCCAAGCGATGTGAGCAAAGTAATGGTCACCTCCGCTGACTCACAAGTTCGAATACTTTGTAGGACCAATATTATCTGTAAACTAAAAG GAAATCGAAGTTCAGGAAGCCAAGTCCCAGCGTCTTTCACTTCAGATGGGGAACATATCGTTTCAGTCAGTGAGGACTCGAATGTCCGTGTCTGGAACTACACATCCCATGACCAGAAATCGTCACGACCGAAGAATGTTTGGTCGTGTGAGAGTTTCTTGTCACGCAATGCTTCCATTGCTATTCCCTGGTGTGGCCTGAAGAATAAACTAGGTGCACTGCCAGGAAGTATATTAGGAAACGGACATTTTGACGAGAAATTGCTCCAAAAGTTGCCTGCTTCTTTCCCTGATTGTTTCACTATGAGCTTTGGATTTTTCTTGGATGCTCTATCCAAAGGATCTGCAACATGGCCGGAAGAGAAACTGCCAAAATCGAATCCAATGGCAGCTAAAACTTCAGTAGGCAAATCCGAGTTCAAGTTCCTAAAGAATGCTTGGCTGAGTGCGTTGAACTCTCCGCATTTGTGGGGTCTCGTAATCGTAACTGCAGGATGGGATGGATGCATTAGGACATTTCTGAATTACGGATTGCCTATTCGATTCTGA